The Arachis duranensis cultivar V14167 chromosome 2, aradu.V14167.gnm2.J7QH, whole genome shotgun sequence genome has a window encoding:
- the LOC107474785 gene encoding uncharacterized protein LOC107474785: MEWFRRNLSRSSTNNSAVSNPSSQSNSKESQQESEEQIYGITQDLINHLKSFTIDTFKNFPLQDEDDSANGEEPRSTSTKVRKDLSQWQERHAVLILSRVKEISQLRYSLCPRHLKEEQFWKIYFKLARSYVVEYELRAIQREKLKKMAMEDEKSSDNSPYEVEMSETKPGNFLEPQPPS, from the exons ATGGAGTGGTTCAGACGCAACCTTTCTCGGAGCTCAACTAACAATAGCGCAGTCTCAAATCCCAGTTCACAATCCAACTCCAAAGAATCTCAACAAGAATCAGAAGAACAAATTTATGGAATCACTCAAGATTTGATAAACCACCTCAAGTCCTTCACCATTGACACCTTTAAGAATTTCCCTCTCCAAG ATGAAGATGATTCCGCCAATGGCGAAGAGCCTCGATCGACTTCAACCAAAGTTAGAAAGGATCTATCTCAGTGGCAGGAGAGACATGCAGTTTTGATACTCTCAAGAGTCAAG GAAATTTCTCAACTAAGATATTCACTGTGTCCCCGCCATTTGAAAGAAGAGCAATTTTGGAAAATATACTTTAAGCTTGCCAGGAGTTATGTTGTCGA ATATGAGCTGCGTGCCATTCAACGGGAAAAGCTGAAAAAGATGGCAATGGAGGATGAGAAATCTTCAGACAACAGTCCATACGAGGTTGAAATGTCTGAAACAAAGCCTGGGAACTTTCTAGAGCCTCAACCACCATCATAG
- the LOC107474787 gene encoding cyclin-dependent kinase inhibitor 3: MGKYMKKSKMGGEVAVMEVSSSSSAPSPMGVRTRAKTLALQKSPPSPPPSSAAAPSFDYIQLRSRRLQKVLVRPKNQPPAKQSGFCGGAAGVTSRMLTEQKRISIDAEENAEFSFGENTLEAEARDRSTRESTPCSLIRDSNAIETPGSTTRQRTSSTFTSPMILEHIQRNIPTTYEMEEFFACAEKQQQKIFMDKYNYDIVNDVPLSGRYEWVQVHH; encoded by the exons ATGGGGAAGTACATGAAGAAATCGAAGATGGGAGGCGAAGTTGCAGTCATGGAGGTGTCATCATCTTCTTCTGCTCCTTCTCCAATGGGAGTTCGCACACGAGCCAAAACCCTCGCGCTTCAGAAATCTCCTCCTTCTCCGCCGCCGTCTTCCGCAGCTGCTCCGTCGTTCGACTACATTCAGTTACGAAGCCGCCGTCTCCAGAAGGTTCTTGTCCGCCCTAAGAACCAGCCGCCGGCCAAGCAGTCCGGCTTTTGCGGCGGCGCGGCGGGAGTCACCTCTCGGATGCTGACCGAGCAGAAGAGGATTTCCATTGACGCTGAGGAGAACGCTGAGTTTTCGTTTGGGGAAAACACTTTGGAAGCTGAAGCAAGAGATAG GAGCACAAGGGAAAGCACACCATGCAGTTTAATAAGGGATTCAAATGCCATTGAGACACCTGGTTCAACCACAAGGCAAAGGACATCATCAACTTTCACAAGCCCAATGATCCTTGAACACATTCAAAGAAATATTCCAACTACTTATGAGATGGAGGAGTTCTTTGCTTGTGCAGAGAAGcagcaacaaaaaatatttatggacAA GTACAATTATGACATTGTCAATGATGTACCTCTCTCAGGACGGTATGAATGGGTCCAAGTACATCACTAG